Proteins from a single region of Desulfobacter postgatei 2ac9:
- a CDS encoding recombinase family protein: MNDFLKNLRNSGKKEISSVRKNMDSNYFTPGERRTPKDRRASAFNRSSAIPEKKARREDIEDLIPVIAESTIQLVKEMGRIAAVSEMLMESQIRQQNAMADFFESLKTLMKNSQGPDEMPIATTSYASGTHYTKDDIISTINRMRDQGATFATIAEYLRDKGIPTFSGRGHWHAQTIHRLCKQI; encoded by the coding sequence TTGAACGATTTTTTAAAAAATCTGAGAAATTCCGGTAAAAAGGAAATCTCGTCCGTTAGAAAAAACATGGACAGTAATTACTTTACACCTGGAGAACGGCGTACGCCAAAAGACAGGAGAGCCTCCGCCTTTAACCGGTCAAGTGCCATTCCGGAAAAAAAAGCAAGGAGAGAGGATATTGAGGACCTAATCCCGGTTATTGCCGAAAGCACCATCCAACTGGTCAAAGAAATGGGCCGTATAGCAGCGGTAAGTGAGATGCTCATGGAATCACAGATACGCCAGCAAAATGCCATGGCTGATTTTTTTGAATCCTTGAAAACGCTTATGAAAAACAGCCAAGGCCCGGATGAGATGCCAATAGCAACAACCAGCTATGCCTCGGGCACCCATTACACCAAGGATGACATCATCTCCACCATAAACAGAATGCGAGATCAAGGCGCCACATTTGCCACGATTGCTGAATACTTAAGAGATAAAGGGATTCCGACATTTTCCGGCAGGGGGCATTGGCATGCCCAGACCATCCACAGGCTGTGCAAACAAATTTAG